One Spinacia oleracea cultivar Varoflay chromosome 4, BTI_SOV_V1, whole genome shotgun sequence DNA segment encodes these proteins:
- the LOC110791419 gene encoding CRIB domain-containing protein RIC4 — protein sequence MGVQGKVRDRMEKFVVLPFSLGCVSQASVAVAEQRPRRSKTELQSPSMRTREEEDDDESLYGESMKHTSSRFLALPRTNLSTGVNRLVKGFKSLSQLFIYEDEMEELGLNMEIGCPTDVKHVTHIGWDSLAKTDSLTGWDNIINSELLSSSQNHSTSSAVSLKQFNKLATATENDTPTFVSSLNASSSLA from the exons ATGGGTGTCCAGGGTAAAGTAAGAGATCGGATGGAGAAATTTGTTGTTCTTCCGTTCTCTTTGGGCTGTGTTTCTCAGGCTAGTGTTGCTGTGGCTGAACAAAGGCCTAGAAGATCAAAAACAGAGTTACAATCCCCTTCTATGA gaactcgagaagaagaagatgatgatgagagCTTATATGGGGAGAGCATGAAGCATACTTCTTCTAGGTTTTTGGCACTTCCAAGAACAAACTTGTCCACAGGGGTTAACAGACTAGTGAAAGGTTTCAAAAGTTTGTCACAACTATTCA TTTACGAAGATGAGATGGAAGAATTGGGcttgaatatggaaataggGTGTCCAACGGACGTGAAACACGTGACACATATCGGATGGGATAGCTTAGCTAAAACAGACTCATTAACAGGGTGGGATAATATCATCAATTCAGAGTTGCTATCATCATCTCAAAATCACTCTACTTCATCTGCTGTTAGTTTGAAGCAGTTTAATAAGCTTGCAACTGCTACTGAAAATGACACTCCAACCTTTGTTAGTAGTCTCAATGCCTCCTCTTCATTAGCTTAG
- the LOC110791435 gene encoding photosystem I reaction center subunit XI, chloroplastic, with the protein MAATTSPMASQLKSGFTTKALVVPKGISGPALRGFPSPRRHTSFTVRAIKTEKPTYQVIQPLNGDPFIGGLETPVTSSPLIAWYLSNLPAYRTAVNPLLRGVEVGLAHGFLLVGPFVKAGPLRNTEYAGAAGSLAAAGLVVILSMCLTMYGIASFKEGEPSIAPALTLTGRKKQPDQLQSADGWAKFTGGFFFGGVSGVTWAYFLMYVLDLPYYFK; encoded by the exons ATGGCTGCAACCACCTCACCAATGGCTAGCCAATTAAAGAGTGGGTTCACCACTAAGGCTCTTGTGGTTCCTAAGGGCATTTCTGGTCCTGCTTTGAGAGGGTTCCCTTCTCCTAGGAGGCACACTTCTTTTACCGTTAGGGCTATTAAGACCGAAAAG CCAACATACCAAGTAATCCAGCCTCTAAATGGAGACCCATTCATTGGTGGGCTTGAGACCCCAGTAACATCCAGCCCATTGATTGCCTGGTACCTATCCAACCTCCCAGCCTACAGGACtgcagtcaacccacttctacGTGGTGTTGAGGTGGGCTTGGCCCATGGGTTTTTATTGGTAGGCCCATTCGTGAAAGCCGGCCCATTAAGAAACACTGAGTATGCTGGTGCTGCAGGTTCCTTGGCTGCTGCAGGACTTGTAGTGATCCTTAGCATGTGTTTGACTATGTATGGCATTGCTTCCTTCAAGGAGGGAGAACCGTCTATCGCCCCGGCTTTGACTTTGACCGGTAGGAAGAAGCAACCCGACCAACTCCAATCCGCGGACGGGTGGGCCAAGTTCACCGGAGGGTTCTTCTTCGGTGGTGTTTCCGGTGTTACATGGGCTTACTTCCTCATGTATGTTCTTGACCTTCCTTACTACTTCAAGTGA